One genomic segment of Natronospira proteinivora includes these proteins:
- a CDS encoding pirin family protein has product MSQERKVVLNYEAPEGREGEGFVVHRPFPGPRLSLVDPLLLFDEMGPSDHGPGEAIGTAPHPHRGFETLTYVIAGGIAHRDSFDNQGVVHAGGAQQMTTGAGIVHEEKPSDALLRDGGRMHAIQMWINLPRDQKMMAPGYRDIPAEQIPEIVLGEGALARLVSGEMAGQTSPVQTVVPTRIVDLHLEASASGAVPIPEGWNAMAFVVAGSGRVGNNQTALERGHFALFGNDGETVPASAGEDGMRVLIVSGQPLSEPVSRYGPFVMNEPEEIEQAIRDFQAGKMGAIKPREMA; this is encoded by the coding sequence ATGAGCCAGGAAAGAAAGGTTGTTCTGAATTACGAGGCGCCGGAAGGCCGTGAGGGAGAAGGTTTTGTGGTCCATCGACCCTTCCCCGGCCCCCGCCTGTCGCTGGTGGATCCGCTGTTGCTGTTTGATGAGATGGGTCCCTCGGATCACGGCCCGGGCGAGGCCATTGGCACCGCGCCCCATCCCCACCGGGGCTTTGAGACCCTGACCTATGTGATCGCCGGGGGCATCGCGCACCGGGATTCCTTTGATAACCAGGGGGTGGTGCATGCCGGCGGTGCCCAGCAGATGACCACCGGGGCGGGCATTGTGCATGAGGAAAAGCCCTCCGATGCCCTGCTGCGGGACGGTGGCCGCATGCATGCCATTCAGATGTGGATCAATCTGCCCCGGGATCAGAAGATGATGGCCCCGGGGTATCGGGATATTCCGGCCGAGCAGATTCCCGAGATAGTCCTGGGCGAAGGGGCCCTGGCTCGACTGGTGTCGGGGGAGATGGCGGGTCAGACCTCGCCGGTGCAGACGGTGGTGCCCACCCGAATTGTGGATCTACATTTGGAAGCCAGTGCCAGTGGCGCGGTGCCCATCCCCGAGGGCTGGAATGCCATGGCCTTTGTGGTGGCCGGCTCGGGCCGGGTGGGGAATAACCAGACCGCCCTGGAGCGGGGGCATTTCGCCCTGTTCGGCAATGACGGGGAGACAGTGCCGGCCAGTGCCGGTGAGGATGGCATGCGGGTGTTGATCGTGAGCGGTCAGCCCTTGTCCGAGCCGGTTTCCCGCTATGGGCCCTTTGTGATGAATGAGCCGGAGGAGATTGAACAGGCCATTCGGGATTTCC